CACGCGAGCGCGAGCGCCGTCTGCCGCTCGATTGCCTCGCGCAGCGTTGCCATGGACGCTCAGGCCTTGTAGCCGATCGCGCGTAGCAGTTCCTTGCGCCAGCGCACGTCGTCCTCGGCTTCGACGCCGAGCGGCGGCATGCCGTCCACCACGCCGACGATGCCTCGCCCTTGATCGGTTTCCGCAATCAGCACCTGAGTCGGGTTCGCCGTGGCGCAGAAGATGCGACAGACCTCGGGCACGGCCTTGATCGTGTTGAGCACGTTGATGGGGAAAAAGCCGTCGCCGAGAAAGACGATGAAACAGTGACCGGCGGCGATGCGCAGCGCGTTTTGCGTCGCCATCTCGATGAGCGCGTCCTGCGTGCCCGAGCGCCGCACGAGCCGCTTGCCGGACGCCTCACAAAACGCGAGGCCGAACTGGATGCCCGGCACCGTGCCATAAAGCGCCTCGTGCAGATCCTCGACGGACTTGATGAAGTGGGTCTGGCCGAGGATGAAGTTGGTGGCTTCGGGCTTTTCGATCTCTACCGTGGACAGTTGCATGACGGACCTCGTGCTCGGGCGTCTCGAAAGCGCCGCATTCGCAGGACACGGCTGGCGGGCGGCGGCCAACCACAAGCCTAGTACGAAGTCGCGTCGAGTCAAAGCGTGTGCAGCCGCACAAAGAACAACGGCCGGCGCCCTGAGGGGCGTCCGGCCGTTTTGCCGAGCGATGAAGCGTGCTGCCGCGCTTACGCTGCCTTTTTCGCGCGCTTGCCTTCCACGTCGGGCAGCAGGACGGTGAGGATGCCGATGAGCGGCAGGAACGAGCAGACCTTGTAGACGAAGGCGATGCTGGTGGCGTCCGCCAACTGGCCGAGCACCGCTGCGCCGATCCCGCCCAGGCCAAACGCAAAGCCGAAGAACAGACCCGCAACCATGCCCACCTTGCCCGGAATCAGCTCCTGGGCATACACGAGGATGGCCGAGAACGCCGAGGCCAGCACCACGCCGATGATGACCGTGAGCACGCCGGTCCAGAACAGGTTGGCGTAGGGCAGCAGCAGCGTGAAGGGCGCCACGCCGAGAATCGAGCCCCAGATCACGTACTTGCGGCCGATGCGGTCACCCACCGGACCGCCGATGATCGTGCCGGCGGCAACGGCGGCGAGGAACACGAACAGATGGATCTGCGCGGCCTGCACGGAGAGGTGGAAGCGGTCGATCAGATAGAACGTGAAGTAGCTGTTGATGCTCGCGAGGTAGAAGTACTTCGAGAACACGAGCAGCACGAGCACGGCCATGGCGCCCGCCACGCGACCGCGCGACAGCACGACGTGCGGCACCTCGGCGCGCTTCTTTTTCATCGCAGGGTGAGCCTTGTACCAGCGGCCGATCTGCGTGAGCACGACCATGCCGACGAGCGCCGCCACCGAGAACCACGCGATGCTGCGCTGGCCATGCGGAATGACGATCGCGGCGGCGAGCAGCGGCCCGAGCGACGTGCCCGCGTTGCCGCCCACCTGAAAGAGCGACTGGGCGAGGCCGTGACGCCCGCCCGACGCCATGCGCGCCACGCGCGACGATTCCGGATGGAACACCGACGAGCCGCAACCCACCAGCGCGGCAGCCACGAGCAGCACGCCGAAAGTCGGTGCAACCGACATCAGCAGCAGGCCGCAGAGCGTAAAGCCCATGCCGACGGGCAGCGAATACGGCAACGGCCGCTTGTCGGTGAACACGCCCACGAGCGGCTGCAACATCGACGCCGTGATCTGGTAGGTGAGGGTGATGAGGCCGATCTGCGTGAACGACAGCGAGAAGTTGTCCTTGAGCATCGGGTAGATGGCGAGGATCAGCGACTGGATCATGTCGTTGAGCAGGTGCGAGAAGCTGATCGCACCGAGCACCGAGTAGACGGTGCGTTGCACCGCGCCCGCGGCGGGGGCGGAAGCGGCCGCGGACGAACCCGCGGCGCCGCCCGGCAGGGCGCGCTTGTCGAGACTGGTTTCCATGTTTTCAGTAGCAGCAGAGAGTATTCAGCGGGCACCACTCCAGGCGGGCAGCGGCGACGGCATGAAAGGACATGTATAAGAGTTATGAGCGCAGTGTAATGTGTCTTGCTCGAACTGTACGGACAAGATTTGTCGAGAATCGGCCACGGACGGGCACCGTTGCCCTGCGGCCCAATGCCGCAAGGGGCTGGAGCCCATACTCGAAATTGATGCGGGATTTTTGGCGTTTCATTTTGGCCATGTATAAACCGCCGATGTGCGCGCCCACGAGGTGCGCAATACGGGGCCGGAAGACGAGCCGCACCGCGCGCCGCAGGGTTAAAAGGCGGGGTAAAGATTGCGCGACGGCGTGCCGTAGACCGGAGTTGAGGCGTAACGCACATCACGAACGGTGGCGCTACGTCGAACAACAATGCTGGAGACCAAAATGAAAGCAGTAACGCAAGGCGGCAGGCACGCAGGCTTCGTGCCGCAGGATCCGGCAGGCAGCGCGGCGAACGCGCAGCAGCACAAGGGTGGATTCACCGGCGCAACGCGCAGTTCGCGGCTTTCCGTGAAGGCCACGCTGCGCCTCGCCTTCGCGCTCGTGCTGATCGGCACGCTCGCCATCGGCGCCGTTTCGCTCGCGCAAATCAGCCGCCTCAACGGCTCGACGCAATCGATCTACGAGCAGGGCTACGTCGCGAGCCGCGCCGCCGAGGAAGCGCGCGGTCATGTGCTGCGCGCGAGCCGCGCCCAGAAGATGCTGCTTACGGCGACCACGGCGCGCGAGCGCGACGAACTGGGCCAGGACATCGACAAGGATCTCGGCGCGCTGGAGCGCGGCATCGGCCAGTTGCAGCAATACGCGCAGGAGCAGGGCGGCGACGCGCTCGCGCTGCAAAAGAAGCTCGCCGATGCGACCACGACGTGGAGCGGTCATCTGCGCGACTTCGTGACGCTCGTGAAGCAGCAGCCGCTCGATCTCTCGCAGATGAGCTGGCAGGTGGGCACGCAGGACGTGTCGCTGCTCGTCGAGACCGGCAAGCTCGAAACGCTCGTCAACGACCTCGTCGCGCAGCGCGGCACGGCCGCGAAAGCCACGATCGGCAATGCCGAGTTCATCTTCAAGTCGTCGTTCGTGATGATGGCCGTGGCGACGGTGGCCATGTTCGTGCTCGCGTTCTTCGTGAGCGAATGGGTCGTGCGGCGCATCGCGCGGCAACTGGGCGGCGAACCGGCGCACGCCAAGGCCATCGCGGCCCGCATCGCGGCCGGCGATCTCGCACAGCCCGTATCGGTTCACGCACGCGACGCGGCGAGCATGCTGGGCGCGCTGCGCGACATGCAAAAAGGCCTCTCGACCACGGTGTCCGAGATCGCCGCGAGCGCCGAGGCGATCGCCTCCGCCTCGGGCGAAATCTCGACGGGCAACCTCGATCTGTCGCGCCGCACCGAAGAACAGGCCATGGCGCTCGAACGCACGGCGAGCAGCATGGAGCAACTCACGTCCACGGTGCGCCTGAACGCTGAGAACGCAGAGCAGGCCAGCACGCTCGCGGGCAACGCCTCGGCCATCGCGGAGAAGGGCGGCTCGGTCGTGAGCCGTGTGGTTGCGACCATGCAGGAGATCAACGACAGCGCGAAGAGCATTGCCGACATCATCGGCGTGATCGAGGGCATTGCGTTCCAGACCAACATTCTCGCGCTCAACGCGGCCGTGGAGGCGGCGCGCGCGGGCGAGGACGGGCGCGGCTTCGCCGTGGTGGCGGGCGAGGTGCGCAGCCTCGCGCAGCGCAGCGCGGCGGCGGCCAAGGAGATCAAGGCGCTG
The Paraburkholderia acidiphila genome window above contains:
- a CDS encoding adenosine-specific kinase, translating into MQLSTVEIEKPEATNFILGQTHFIKSVEDLHEALYGTVPGIQFGLAFCEASGKRLVRRSGTQDALIEMATQNALRIAAGHCFIVFLGDGFFPINVLNTIKAVPEVCRIFCATANPTQVLIAETDQGRGIVGVVDGMPPLGVEAEDDVRWRKELLRAIGYKA
- a CDS encoding MFS transporter; this translates as METSLDKRALPGGAAGSSAAASAPAAGAVQRTVYSVLGAISFSHLLNDMIQSLILAIYPMLKDNFSLSFTQIGLITLTYQITASMLQPLVGVFTDKRPLPYSLPVGMGFTLCGLLLMSVAPTFGVLLVAAALVGCGSSVFHPESSRVARMASGGRHGLAQSLFQVGGNAGTSLGPLLAAAIVIPHGQRSIAWFSVAALVGMVVLTQIGRWYKAHPAMKKKRAEVPHVVLSRGRVAGAMAVLVLLVFSKYFYLASINSYFTFYLIDRFHLSVQAAQIHLFVFLAAVAAGTIIGGPVGDRIGRKYVIWGSILGVAPFTLLLPYANLFWTGVLTVIIGVVLASAFSAILVYAQELIPGKVGMVAGLFFGFAFGLGGIGAAVLGQLADATSIAFVYKVCSFLPLIGILTVLLPDVEGKRAKKAA
- a CDS encoding methyl-accepting chemotaxis protein yields the protein MKAVTQGGRHAGFVPQDPAGSAANAQQHKGGFTGATRSSRLSVKATLRLAFALVLIGTLAIGAVSLAQISRLNGSTQSIYEQGYVASRAAEEARGHVLRASRAQKMLLTATTARERDELGQDIDKDLGALERGIGQLQQYAQEQGGDALALQKKLADATTTWSGHLRDFVTLVKQQPLDLSQMSWQVGTQDVSLLVETGKLETLVNDLVAQRGTAAKATIGNAEFIFKSSFVMMAVATVAMFVLAFFVSEWVVRRIARQLGGEPAHAKAIAARIAAGDLAQPVSVHARDAASMLGALRDMQKGLSTTVSEIAASAEAIASASGEISTGNLDLSRRTEEQAMALERTASSMEQLTSTVRLNAENAEQASTLAGNASAIAEKGGSVVSRVVATMQEINDSAKSIADIIGVIEGIAFQTNILALNAAVEAARAGEDGRGFAVVAGEVRSLAQRSAAAAKEIKALIGASVERVSNGSTLAQDAGSTMDEVVKAVRRVNDIIGEISAASREQRSGIEEISRAVTQMDAGTQQNAALVEEATAAAQSLDDQAKVLKRLVGKFRLA